From Streptomyces sp. 6-11-2, one genomic window encodes:
- a CDS encoding M20/M25/M40 family metallo-hydrolase: MADAQALDEVVGFTSDLIRIDTTNRGGGDCRERPAAEYAAERLAGAGLEPVLLERTPGRTNVVARIEGTDPSAEALLVHGHLDVVPARAEDWSVHPFSGEVRDGVVWGRGAIDMKNMDAMILAVVRAWARQGLRPRRDVVIAFTADEEASAEDGAGFLADRHAELFEGCTEGVSESGAYTFHDGTGRQIYPIAAGERGTAWLRLSARGRAGHGSRVNGENAVTRLAAAIARIGAHKWPVRLTPTVRAALTELAALYGIEADLRDVDALVDKLGPAARLVEATLRNSANPTMFEAGYKVNVIPGEAVAHVDGRYLPGGEEEFRATLDELTGPDVDWEFLHREVALQSPVGSPAFAAMRAAVEEFAPEGHVVPFCMPGGTDAKQFSRLGITGYGFSPLKLPEGFDYNALFHGVDERVPVEALHFGVRVLDRFLRSA; encoded by the coding sequence ATGGCTGACGCGCAGGCGCTGGACGAGGTCGTCGGTTTCACGTCCGACCTGATCCGCATCGACACCACCAACCGGGGTGGCGGCGACTGCCGGGAGCGCCCGGCGGCCGAGTACGCCGCCGAGCGGCTCGCCGGGGCGGGCCTGGAACCGGTGCTCCTGGAGCGCACCCCGGGCCGGACCAACGTCGTGGCCCGGATCGAGGGCACCGACCCGTCGGCGGAGGCGCTGCTCGTGCACGGTCACCTGGACGTGGTCCCGGCCCGCGCCGAGGACTGGAGCGTGCACCCGTTCTCCGGCGAGGTCCGCGACGGGGTCGTGTGGGGCCGGGGCGCGATCGACATGAAGAACATGGACGCGATGATCCTCGCCGTGGTCCGCGCCTGGGCCCGGCAGGGGCTGCGGCCGCGACGGGACGTGGTGATCGCCTTCACCGCCGACGAGGAGGCGAGCGCCGAGGACGGCGCCGGGTTCCTCGCCGACCGGCACGCGGAGCTGTTCGAGGGCTGCACCGAGGGCGTCAGCGAGTCGGGGGCGTACACCTTCCACGACGGCACCGGACGGCAGATCTACCCGATCGCCGCCGGTGAGCGCGGCACCGCCTGGCTGCGGCTCTCCGCACGCGGACGGGCGGGCCACGGCTCCCGGGTCAACGGGGAGAACGCGGTGACCCGGCTCGCCGCGGCGATCGCCCGGATCGGCGCCCACAAGTGGCCCGTGCGGCTCACCCCGACCGTGCGCGCGGCCCTCACCGAACTCGCCGCCCTGTACGGCATCGAGGCGGACCTGCGGGACGTGGACGCGCTGGTGGACAAGCTGGGCCCGGCCGCCCGGCTGGTCGAGGCGACGCTGCGCAACAGCGCCAACCCCACCATGTTCGAGGCGGGTTACAAGGTCAACGTGATCCCCGGGGAGGCCGTCGCCCACGTCGACGGCCGGTATCTGCCCGGCGGCGAGGAGGAGTTCCGCGCCACCCTCGACGAACTGACCGGCCCGGACGTGGACTGGGAGTTCCTGCACCGCGAGGTGGCGCTCCAGTCGCCGGTCGGCTCGCCGGCCTTCGCGGCGATGCGGGCCGCCGTCGAGGAGTTCGCGCCCGAGGGCCATGTCGTGCCGTTCTGCATGCCCGGCGGCACCGACGCCAAGCAGTTCTCCCGGCTGGGCATCACCGGGTACGGGTTCTCGCCGCTGAAGCTGCCCGAGGGCTTCGACTACAACGCCCTGTTCCACGGAGTCGACGAGCGCGTCCCCGTCGAGGCGCTGCACTTCGGCGTCCGCGTCCTGGACCGCTTCCTGCGGAGCGCCTGA
- a CDS encoding M55 family metallopeptidase: MKILISADMEGATGVTWPADVLPGTPQWERCRAMFTSDVDAAVRGFFDGGADEVLVNEAHWTMRNLLLERLDERAQMLTGRHKSLSMVEGVQHGDVDGIAFVGYHAGAGMEGVLAHTYLANSITGVWLNDVRASEGLLNAHVVAEYGVPVVLVTGDDVACDDALGYAPEALKVAVKDHVSRYAAVCRTPARTAADIRAAAQQAAGLAVRHEPVRGGPFTVAVEFDAEHLAMACTVVPGVSRIGERKVAYTSATMHEAIRTFKAVTTIASSAIEEQYG, from the coding sequence ATGAAGATCCTCATCAGCGCCGACATGGAGGGCGCCACCGGGGTCACCTGGCCTGCCGACGTGCTGCCGGGAACGCCGCAGTGGGAGCGGTGCCGGGCGATGTTCACCTCGGACGTCGACGCCGCCGTACGCGGTTTCTTCGACGGGGGCGCCGACGAGGTCCTCGTGAACGAGGCGCACTGGACCATGCGCAACCTGCTCCTCGAGCGGCTGGACGAGCGGGCGCAGATGCTCACCGGACGGCACAAGTCGCTGTCCATGGTGGAGGGCGTGCAGCACGGTGACGTGGACGGCATCGCCTTCGTCGGCTATCACGCGGGCGCCGGCATGGAGGGCGTCCTCGCCCACACCTATCTCGCCAACTCCATCACGGGGGTGTGGCTGAACGACGTACGGGCCAGCGAGGGGCTGCTCAACGCCCATGTGGTCGCCGAGTACGGGGTGCCGGTGGTGCTGGTCACCGGGGACGACGTGGCCTGCGACGACGCCCTCGGGTATGCGCCCGAGGCGCTCAAGGTCGCGGTGAAGGACCATGTGTCGCGGTACGCGGCCGTGTGCCGCACGCCGGCCCGCACCGCCGCCGACATCCGCGCGGCGGCCCAGCAGGCGGCCGGGCTGGCGGTCCGTCACGAACCGGTCAGGGGCGGCCCGTTCACCGTCGCGGTCGAGTTCGACGCCGAGCATCTCGCCATGGCCTGCACCGTCGTGCCGGGAGTGAGCCGGATCGGGGAGCGCAAGGTGGCCTACACCAGCGCCACCATGCACGAGGCAATCCGCACCTTCAAGGCGGTCACCACGATCGCCTCGTCCGCGATCGAGGAGCAGTATGGCTGA
- a CDS encoding glycosyltransferase yields MTQRDIFFVANEVNELGGVCRWQIQMAGLLAERGHRVTVVGVAPPNHPMALGDQPPFRTVTLYARRPPGRPRPRRLLGRFDPALRRHETHMRTAASRLSSLFQDARPGAMIIVPQVWAMEWVALADTAGHRVIGMTHESYETSRKSSRFARVKKYFKDVDRLLALTREDADRWGVEGMNNVGFMPNPLSIVPDAPSPRTGKVVVNVGRLSHEKGVDMLLDAWAEAVPKQPGWTLRVYGSGEAEAELKRQCAELGLEDSVDFAGQTDDVPGALRASSVFVQASRGEGFPLVLLEAMATGVPCVAFDCAPGVREIVAHEENGLLARPGNTSELARHLVRLMADERLRDTMGDEALRSAHRFDPDVITQSWEDLFDFLER; encoded by the coding sequence ATGACCCAGCGCGACATCTTCTTCGTGGCCAACGAGGTCAACGAACTCGGCGGTGTGTGCCGTTGGCAGATCCAGATGGCCGGACTGCTGGCCGAGCGGGGACACCGGGTCACCGTCGTCGGCGTCGCCCCGCCCAACCATCCGATGGCCCTCGGCGACCAGCCGCCGTTCCGGACCGTGACGCTGTACGCCCGGCGTCCGCCGGGCCGGCCCAGGCCGCGCCGCCTGCTCGGTCGCTTCGACCCGGCGCTGCGCCGCCACGAGACCCACATGCGGACCGCCGCGAGCCGGCTCTCGTCGCTGTTCCAGGACGCCCGGCCCGGCGCGATGATCATCGTCCCCCAGGTGTGGGCGATGGAGTGGGTGGCCCTCGCGGACACCGCGGGGCACCGCGTCATCGGCATGACCCACGAGTCCTACGAGACGTCCCGCAAGTCGTCCCGCTTCGCGCGCGTGAAGAAGTACTTCAAGGACGTCGACCGGCTGCTGGCACTCACCCGGGAGGACGCCGACCGCTGGGGGGTCGAGGGCATGAACAACGTCGGCTTCATGCCCAACCCGCTGTCCATCGTGCCTGACGCCCCCTCGCCACGCACCGGGAAGGTCGTCGTGAACGTCGGCCGGCTCTCCCACGAGAAGGGCGTCGACATGCTCCTGGACGCCTGGGCCGAGGCCGTGCCGAAGCAGCCCGGCTGGACCCTGCGCGTCTACGGCAGCGGAGAGGCCGAGGCGGAGCTCAAGCGGCAGTGCGCGGAACTCGGCCTGGAGGACTCCGTCGACTTCGCCGGGCAGACCGACGACGTGCCCGGCGCGCTGCGCGCCTCCTCCGTCTTCGTCCAGGCCTCCCGCGGCGAGGGCTTCCCGCTGGTTCTGCTGGAGGCCATGGCGACCGGCGTGCCGTGCGTGGCGTTCGACTGCGCGCCCGGCGTCCGCGAGATCGTCGCCCACGAGGAGAACGGCCTGCTCGCCCGCCCCGGCAACACCTCCGAACTCGCCCGTCACCTTGTGCGCCTGATGGCCGACGAGCGGCTGCGCGACACGATGGGCGACGAGGCCCTGCGCAGCGCCCACCGGTTCGACCCGGACGTCATCACCCAGAGCTGGGAAGACCTCTTCGACTTCCTGGAACGCTGA
- a CDS encoding bifunctional glycosyltransferase family 2 protein/CDP-glycerol:glycerophosphate glycerophosphotransferase, whose protein sequence is MSIVAPEPDVSVVVIVYNDEERLPTAVGSVLEQTLRNVEVIIADDCSTDGSHEVAQALAAAHPDRVRAIRLPENSGGCGEPRNQGVKVARGRYVMFLDSDDTLERNACRNMIEAADRTGADLVSGLCVRVHTDSRHDKRVLWYPWLYQSTRTLDSVAELPDLFVFDTLSTNKCYRRLFLIDNELAFPRGIHYEDLLFSAQAYLAAQRITLIPNTVYHWNVVQKTAVKSISNRRGEISNFADRVEIHRRIDAILDRRGQDELKLRKDIKFLKHDLVLYLRDLPFLDDGYRHRFAELARGYVQDFPEAAYAELDRVHAICAQLLLREDWTDLMPAIDTLINRHKISAPLAERGGRVYWTDRYFDDPDMRAVLDVTTLGYHARPLNRMALRNRLTEYAVHGGDVVLAGEIVNPLHTIDPGVELGAELEFRARRRSLQTFRFPVPAPRHEGDVIAWRAQVPLARRLRPLGVIDDVWDVRLHLTAGGKRTTSRLTVGAVDLENAGSLPVRPRLTRLMADRLEAQVSAKGHLAFRLTQQGRLARTGRAAVERNLHGRPARAAKRAYRTLRAVRRDLNSGNRKLQVYDRMLRRLPVRKGTVVFESHLGKQYSDSPRAIFEELRRRKTPITPIWSYAGERPTGFPQDVELVRRWSWRYLKAIAQAEFWIDNQGYPLRLAKRPETTYIQTWHGSALKRMGFDEPTYRMLSEPEQRSYQQALDRFDHFVVRGEHDVRTLARAYRIPEKKLLRTGYPRNDALVRVREGAPLPADAQRLAERLGLAPDRRVLLYAPTFRTHPDGRVRDFEFPFDIEEFAARFGDDHTLLVRAHYLNRLTLPPSVAGRVINVSAEPDITPLLLLADCLITDYSSVMFDYALLRRPIVFHAHDWEEYAQDTRGTYFDLLAEAPGPVPRTDDELFAVIGDLSTVQSKYEARLKEFVDKYGEYDRGDAAAQIVDRFFGPAGETR, encoded by the coding sequence GTGTCGATCGTCGCGCCGGAGCCGGACGTCAGTGTCGTCGTCATCGTCTACAACGACGAAGAGCGACTTCCGACAGCCGTGGGTTCCGTCCTCGAGCAAACACTTCGCAATGTCGAGGTGATCATCGCCGACGACTGCTCGACGGACGGCTCCCACGAGGTGGCGCAGGCGCTCGCCGCGGCCCACCCCGACCGGGTGCGGGCGATCCGGCTCCCGGAGAACAGCGGCGGCTGCGGAGAGCCCCGCAACCAGGGCGTCAAGGTGGCCCGCGGCCGGTACGTGATGTTCCTGGACAGCGACGACACCCTGGAGCGGAACGCCTGCCGCAACATGATCGAGGCCGCCGACCGCACCGGCGCCGACCTCGTCTCCGGCCTGTGTGTCCGGGTTCACACCGACAGCCGGCACGACAAGCGCGTGCTCTGGTACCCCTGGCTGTACCAGAGCACCCGCACGCTCGACTCCGTCGCCGAGCTGCCGGACCTGTTCGTCTTCGACACCCTGTCGACCAACAAGTGCTACCGGCGCCTGTTCCTGATCGACAACGAGCTCGCCTTCCCCCGGGGCATCCACTACGAGGACCTGCTCTTCTCCGCGCAGGCCTATCTGGCCGCGCAGCGGATCACCCTCATCCCCAACACGGTCTACCACTGGAACGTCGTCCAGAAGACCGCCGTCAAGTCGATCAGCAACCGGCGCGGCGAGATCAGCAACTTCGCCGACCGGGTCGAGATCCACCGCCGTATCGACGCCATCCTGGACCGCCGGGGCCAGGATGAGCTGAAGCTGCGCAAGGACATCAAGTTCCTCAAGCACGACCTGGTGCTGTACCTGCGGGATCTGCCCTTCCTCGACGACGGCTACCGCCACCGCTTCGCCGAACTGGCCCGCGGCTACGTCCAGGACTTCCCCGAGGCCGCCTACGCCGAGCTCGACCGCGTCCACGCCATCTGCGCCCAGCTGCTGCTGCGCGAGGACTGGACCGACCTGATGCCGGCCATCGACACCCTCATCAACCGGCACAAGATCTCCGCACCGCTGGCCGAGCGGGGCGGCCGTGTCTACTGGACCGACCGCTATTTCGACGACCCCGACATGCGCGCCGTCCTGGACGTCACGACCCTCGGCTACCACGCCAGGCCGCTGAACCGGATGGCACTGCGCAACCGGCTCACCGAGTACGCGGTCCACGGCGGCGACGTGGTGCTCGCCGGCGAGATCGTCAACCCGCTGCACACCATCGACCCCGGCGTCGAGCTCGGCGCCGAGCTGGAGTTCCGGGCCCGCCGCCGCAGCCTCCAGACCTTCCGCTTCCCGGTGCCCGCCCCGCGCCACGAGGGCGACGTGATCGCCTGGCGGGCCCAGGTGCCGCTGGCCCGGCGGCTCAGACCACTCGGCGTCATCGACGACGTGTGGGACGTCCGGCTGCACCTGACCGCCGGCGGCAAGCGCACCACCAGCCGGCTCACCGTCGGCGCCGTCGACCTGGAGAACGCCGGGTCCCTGCCCGTCCGGCCCCGCCTGACCCGGCTCATGGCCGACCGGCTCGAGGCGCAGGTGTCCGCCAAGGGCCACCTGGCCTTCCGGCTCACCCAGCAGGGCCGGCTCGCCCGCACCGGCCGCGCCGCCGTGGAGCGCAATCTGCACGGGCGCCCCGCGCGGGCCGCCAAGCGCGCCTACCGCACGCTGCGGGCCGTGCGCCGCGACCTGAACTCCGGCAACCGCAAGCTCCAGGTCTACGACCGCATGCTGCGCAGGCTGCCCGTCCGCAAGGGCACGGTCGTCTTCGAGAGCCACCTCGGCAAGCAGTACAGCGACAGCCCGCGCGCCATCTTCGAGGAACTGCGCCGCCGCAAGACGCCGATCACCCCGATCTGGTCGTACGCCGGCGAGCGCCCCACGGGCTTCCCGCAGGACGTGGAGCTGGTGCGCCGCTGGTCCTGGCGCTACCTCAAGGCGATCGCCCAGGCGGAGTTCTGGATCGACAACCAGGGCTACCCGCTGCGGCTCGCCAAACGCCCGGAGACCACGTACATCCAGACCTGGCACGGCTCGGCGCTGAAGCGGATGGGTTTCGACGAGCCCACCTACCGGATGCTGTCCGAACCGGAGCAGCGCTCCTACCAGCAGGCGCTGGACCGCTTCGACCACTTCGTGGTCCGCGGCGAGCACGACGTGCGCACCCTCGCCCGCGCCTACCGCATCCCCGAGAAGAAGCTGCTGCGCACCGGCTACCCGCGCAACGACGCCCTGGTGCGGGTCCGCGAGGGGGCACCGCTGCCCGCCGACGCACAGCGGCTGGCCGAGCGGCTGGGCCTCGCCCCGGACCGGCGGGTGCTGCTGTACGCGCCGACGTTCCGCACTCATCCCGACGGCCGCGTAAGGGACTTCGAGTTCCCCTTCGACATCGAGGAATTCGCCGCCCGCTTCGGCGACGACCACACCCTCCTCGTCCGCGCGCACTACCTGAACCGGCTCACCCTGCCGCCGTCGGTCGCCGGACGCGTGATCAACGTCAGCGCCGAACCGGACATCACCCCGCTGCTGCTGCTCGCCGACTGCCTGATCACCGACTATTCGTCGGTGATGTTCGACTACGCGCTGCTCCGGCGCCCCATCGTGTTCCACGCCCACGACTGGGAGGAGTACGCCCAGGACACCCGCGGCACCTACTTCGACCTGCTCGCCGAGGCACCGGGCCCCGTCCCGCGCACCGACGACGAACTGTTCGCGGTGATCGGCGACCTGAGCACCGTGCAGTCGAAGTACGAGGCACGGCTGAAGGAGTTCGTCGACAAGTACGGCGAGTACGACCGCGGGGACGCCGCGGCGCAGATCGTGGACCGGTTCTTCGGCCCCGCAGGAGAGACCCGATGA
- a CDS encoding class I SAM-dependent methyltransferase: MSATSRYRQAWEGFWSEASEEPGSVFWDAGPDVTAGLHLPLLRPHLAEPALPLVDLGCGNGTQTRFLAERFGHVVGVDIAAAAVEHARRGDRAGRAVYRVLDATDKSEAETLHAELGDVNVYVRGVLHQCDPDDRQALADGIAALLGTRGRVFLVEPSESARLVLGGLARDPAGPPPKLAPVLRHGIAPGEVADAAVPEYLRSAGLTVLARGEMPLVTTEFTSDGTRIELPSRWFVAGRTH; the protein is encoded by the coding sequence ATGAGTGCGACGAGCCGGTACCGGCAGGCCTGGGAGGGGTTCTGGAGCGAGGCGTCCGAGGAGCCGGGGTCGGTGTTCTGGGACGCCGGGCCCGACGTGACCGCCGGTCTCCATCTGCCGCTGCTCCGACCGCACTTGGCCGAACCGGCGCTGCCCCTGGTCGACCTGGGGTGCGGCAACGGCACGCAGACCCGTTTCCTCGCCGAGCGCTTCGGGCACGTCGTCGGCGTCGACATCGCCGCGGCGGCCGTCGAGCACGCCCGGCGCGGCGACCGCGCGGGCCGGGCCGTGTACCGGGTGCTGGACGCCACCGACAAGAGCGAGGCGGAGACGCTGCACGCCGAGCTGGGTGATGTGAACGTGTATGTGCGGGGCGTGCTGCACCAGTGTGATCCGGACGACCGGCAGGCACTCGCCGACGGCATCGCCGCCCTCCTCGGCACGCGCGGCCGGGTCTTCCTCGTCGAACCGTCCGAGTCCGCCCGCCTGGTCCTGGGCGGCCTTGCTCGGGACCCCGCGGGTCCGCCGCCCAAGCTCGCCCCGGTCCTGCGGCACGGCATCGCGCCCGGCGAAGTCGCCGACGCCGCCGTGCCGGAGTACCTCCGCTCGGCCGGCCTCACCGTCCTGGCGCGCGGCGAAATGCCCCTGGTCACCACCGAGTTCACCTCCGACGGGACCCGTATCGAGCTGCCGTCGAGGTGGTTCGTGGCGGGCCGCACCCACTGA
- a CDS encoding SpoIIE family protein phosphatase, translating to MDRGTEKDVSPGRGTGSRAVVADIPAGRVPLAVVVVDHDGLVSHWSRGAGRLLGRAREEAIGRPASDLLPVSGALPDEADDAPYRSHGGYDGLGPGLESSLDGRLSYPAAGRARLAGPERGRVDVLWWAYPLVGPGRERLLVLAADADGLRHGDGHGHADRAPGEAGAFERVAPAFALHTDFPGADELARRLPEILPSMSVGESARIVAQVLELGYPVLEFSQNDRVPVTPDWGVPRRVERRARRERAARAAARGPLLPEEASDDEGEDLEYAAVRERLEFLNEVSGRIGTSLDLARTIVEVSRAVVPRFTDVAGTYLREQVVAGEGFPQGVPDTRTMWHRVAVEHNDEPGRWDDVVPVGEAMPFPAHTPFFQCMTSGEPVLVPRISEETGHAIASQFEKRDIRPLITHRSMLVVPLKARDVVLGFMILLRHPERAEFNDMDRVTGAELAARAGLVLDNARMYTYQESVAETLQDSMLPSIPARMAGCDIATRYLPGTLLGRVGGDWFDSVKLPGARTALVVGDVMGHGLNSAAMMGQLRTAVQTMAALDLPPAQLLRNLDDLAQRLGDTYLATCLYAVYDPIAGEVRLANAGHIPPVLVRAGDGRSELLDLPTGAPIGVGGVPFEAVRVPVRPGDRLVMCTDGLVEVRGEDIGVGLATLCESAAHPAASMDDACDTIIRALNTRGGRKDDVALLMARLNGIEPDDVAEWRLARDPAEVGRARAVVREQLREWGLVRLADPTELMVSELVTNAVRHSRGRPVELRLVRGDTLLCEVEDDDHDLPTLLSAGPADASGRGLRVVSALAREWGTSRTNTGKTVWCELALPRR from the coding sequence ATGGACCGTGGCACCGAAAAGGACGTATCTCCGGGCCGCGGAACCGGGAGCCGCGCGGTGGTGGCGGACATCCCGGCCGGACGGGTCCCACTGGCCGTGGTCGTGGTCGACCACGACGGCCTGGTGTCGCACTGGAGCAGGGGCGCGGGGCGGCTGCTCGGCAGAGCCAGGGAAGAGGCGATCGGCAGGCCGGCGTCCGACCTGCTGCCCGTCTCCGGCGCCCTGCCCGACGAGGCGGACGACGCTCCCTACCGGTCCCACGGCGGCTATGACGGGCTCGGGCCCGGTCTGGAGTCCTCACTGGACGGGCGGCTGTCCTACCCGGCCGCAGGCCGGGCCCGGCTCGCCGGGCCGGAAAGGGGCCGGGTGGACGTCCTGTGGTGGGCGTACCCGCTGGTCGGCCCGGGGCGGGAGCGGCTCCTCGTCCTCGCCGCCGACGCGGACGGGCTGCGCCACGGCGACGGGCACGGGCACGCGGACCGGGCTCCCGGGGAGGCGGGCGCATTCGAGCGCGTCGCGCCGGCCTTCGCCCTGCACACCGACTTCCCCGGCGCCGACGAACTCGCGCGCCGGCTGCCCGAGATCCTGCCCAGCATGAGCGTCGGCGAGAGCGCCCGCATCGTCGCACAGGTACTCGAACTGGGCTATCCCGTACTGGAGTTCAGCCAGAACGACCGGGTGCCCGTCACCCCCGACTGGGGTGTGCCGCGGCGGGTCGAGCGCAGGGCACGCCGCGAGCGGGCAGCGCGGGCGGCGGCCCGGGGACCGCTCTTACCGGAGGAAGCGTCCGACGACGAGGGCGAGGACCTCGAGTACGCCGCCGTACGCGAGCGCCTGGAGTTCCTCAACGAGGTCAGCGGCAGGATCGGCACCTCGCTCGACCTCGCGCGGACCATCGTCGAGGTCAGCCGGGCCGTCGTCCCGCGCTTCACCGACGTCGCCGGTACCTATCTGCGCGAACAGGTCGTCGCCGGGGAGGGGTTCCCGCAGGGCGTGCCGGACACCAGGACCATGTGGCACCGGGTGGCCGTCGAGCACAACGACGAACCGGGCCGCTGGGACGACGTCGTGCCGGTCGGCGAGGCCATGCCGTTCCCGGCGCACACGCCGTTCTTCCAGTGCATGACCTCCGGCGAGCCCGTGCTCGTGCCGCGCATCAGCGAGGAGACGGGCCATGCCATCGCCTCGCAGTTCGAGAAGCGCGACATCCGGCCGCTGATCACCCACCGCTCGATGCTCGTCGTACCGCTGAAGGCGCGCGACGTCGTCCTCGGCTTCATGATCCTGCTGCGCCACCCGGAGCGCGCCGAGTTCAACGACATGGACCGGGTCACCGGCGCCGAACTCGCCGCCCGCGCCGGCCTCGTGCTCGACAACGCGCGCATGTACACGTACCAGGAGAGCGTCGCCGAGACCCTCCAGGACAGCATGCTGCCGAGCATCCCGGCGCGGATGGCGGGCTGCGACATCGCCACCCGCTATCTGCCCGGCACGCTGCTCGGCCGGGTCGGCGGCGACTGGTTCGACTCGGTCAAGCTGCCCGGGGCCCGCACCGCCCTGGTCGTCGGCGATGTCATGGGGCACGGACTGAACTCGGCCGCGATGATGGGGCAGTTGCGTACGGCCGTGCAGACCATGGCCGCGCTCGACCTGCCGCCCGCCCAACTGCTGCGCAACCTGGACGACCTCGCGCAGCGACTCGGCGACACCTACCTGGCGACGTGCCTGTACGCCGTGTACGACCCGATCGCGGGCGAGGTGCGCCTCGCCAACGCCGGCCACATCCCGCCCGTCCTGGTGCGCGCGGGCGACGGCCGCAGCGAGCTGCTGGACCTGCCCACGGGGGCGCCCATCGGCGTCGGCGGGGTGCCCTTCGAGGCGGTACGCGTCCCCGTGCGGCCCGGCGACCGGCTGGTGATGTGCACCGACGGGCTGGTCGAGGTGCGCGGCGAGGACATCGGTGTGGGTCTCGCCACACTGTGCGAGTCCGCCGCCCACCCGGCCGCGTCCATGGACGACGCCTGCGACACGATCATCCGCGCCCTGAACACGCGCGGGGGCCGCAAGGACGACGTGGCGCTGCTGATGGCCCGCCTGAACGGCATCGAGCCGGACGACGTCGCCGAGTGGCGTCTGGCCCGCGATCCCGCCGAGGTGGGCCGGGCCCGCGCCGTGGTCCGTGAGCAGCTGCGCGAGTGGGGCCTGGTCCGGCTCGCCGACCCCACCGAGCTGATGGTCAGCGAGCTGGTCACCAACGCCGTACGGCACTCCCGCGGCCGGCCCGTCGAACTGCGCCTCGTCCGTGGCGACACCCTGCTGTGCGAGGTGGAGGACGACGACCACGACCTGCCCACCCTGCTGAGCGCCGGGCCGGCCGACGCGTCCGGCCGGGGCCTGCGGGTGGTCAGCGCCCTCGCCCGGGAGTGGGGCACGAGCCGTACGAACACCGGCAAGACGGTCTGGTGCGAACTCGCCCTGCCCCGCCGCTGA